AGCACTTCTCTAGTATCTCAGAACACAGTGAGTCATTGATGGAGAACCAAGGCCAGTTGACACTTTATGATTATATGGAACTCTGGAGAAACCCACTGGTAACACAACACTATATGGGAAAACACTGAACCCTTTTCTCCTGTATCTATTGTATAAACTAGGAGGAGTTAGCTCATCATAATTTCAGGTGCCCACAGAGTTGGGGTAAAGGACCCCAGGCCTTTCCTCTGGAGGCGGGGCCAAGGATGGCCCTGGGTCCAGCAGAAACCTACAAACTTCAAGAATTCCACGCCCATCATTGGGCCTTTGTGCATGCAGCTATGAAAATGGATGCTGTTGCCCCATGGCAGAGCTCTCTCcaacctctttcttctttccctgttgTCACTTCCCCAGTGTCCACTCTTTCTTGAACATACCTTCAGAGTGTATGTGCCAGTGTACATGTGAGGAATTGGATAGCAAAATGACCCCAAATGGACAGCAAGTGCTAGCATGATTCGTCCCAGAATATTAGAGTCTCTCCTTTCTAAAGCAAACATGATTGGAGGGGTTTGAGCCATTGCCTAAAACGGCAGAGCCCAGCCTTCTCCTCTGGACTCTTCCCACCTCCTGTGATCTGGGCCAGTCCTAGTCTCTTGATCAGATCAGTCACCCCATTGTACAGTGAGAGCTTAGGTACATAACCACAAAAGCCAGTTCTCCAGAGGATGTGACGTCACGTTCCATTAATACTGGGTAGGATGTCAGGTGGGGAGTGCTCAGGCATGCCTGTATACTAAGTATTCCAGTTTACTTTATACAAGCATAAAAACCTGCATAAAACAGGCAAATGTGTGGAGCCAGTGAAGAAAAATCAGGTCTGTGTCCACCACCAGGTACGCAGGACATCACTAACTCAGCAGTGCATGAGTGTGCTCCCTTGCCTTATGAGGCATGGTAATGCAGCAAATACTGCTCAGGAAATAGGTCTTCAGCAACCACCCCACCCCTGTACCACCTACTGTTCCCAGTAGAAAGGGCATGGATATCAACCAGGCAGAAACACTAGGTCTCTGAATCATGTAGACTAGTTCCACTCCTGCCTCTGCTGCTAGTCATACAGAGATCTGTCCTTCAGAAGGACATAGATCCTTTCCAAAGCCACACAGTGTTCCAAAGGTAAAGTTCTTGCTTTGGTTAAGGTGATATTTGGGTCCCTGTGGTAGATGTCTAAGAAACAGGATAcagatgtgtttctttttcatagaCATGAAACCTGGACGTGGCTAGTCTATACCTGATTATGGATTGTCCACCGTGGCAGATCACATACCATTGATCTCCCTGCTCTAACATCTTAGTATAtgatttcctttctaaaaatttttaaaaagtagaatctaTACTTCATGCATTATGCTATGGATAGAACACCAAGttctttacataaaaattaattggccctgaaaaaatttcattaattataaaataaattcagaggAACTAGAACCTGTACATTGAGCTATAGTGTTTTAAATTGATCAAgtaattgaaatgttttattacttttccCTGAAAGACACTTTATCCACAAACATCCTATGTTGGTATATTTCTGACTCTGATGTTTATGAAGCACAGCACCAAAACAAAATTGTTCATGTGTGTGAGCAGAGTTCTCCAAGATAAAAGGTCTGAGTCAGGAGAGCAGCGTCAAAATGGAGGTGTAAAATTAGCAAGACCAAATCATCtgctcattttttcctattttttcccaaatttttatttaaattctcattagctaacatacagtgcaatattggtttcaggattagaattcagtgattcttcACTGACAGACAACACCCCtggctcatcataacaagtgcccacCTCAATATTCATCACCCAtctatcccccacccacccagaaagataaatcaatgaatctatcccattgacaattgcaccaaagaTACTTTGTAAGATACTTAGAAATCAGCCCAACCAAAGAGGTACAAGatgtgtactctgaaaacttatgaaggaaatgggagaggacacaaagaaatgggaaaacatcccATGCCCATGGTTTGGAAgtacaaacattgttaaaatgtctgtactactcaaagcaatctacacatttgacgcaaaccctatcaaaataccaccgaCATCTTTCACAAAAcgaatgatcctaaaatttgtatggaattacaAAAGAACCCAAGTAGcgaaagcaatcctgaaaaagtaaagcaaagccGGAGGCATCATTTTGAACATATTCCAAAGAgcacttaaaagaaacaaacaaacaaaaaaaaaaaaaaaaaaaaaaaaagaaaagaaaacgaaagaaaaaaaagaaccctaaTGGTTTATTGTGACCCTACTGACTTATTCCAAGAatgcttgcttttattttgtctttatgcttATAGTTCAGCACgaatagaataaaatcaaatgtttCCACTCAGATATTTAGGATAagtgaagaaaaacatgaaagcagAATGTGTTGTCATGAAGtttcaatgtttctttatgaCATTTCCTAATCAGAAgtgtttcaaaatattcaaactcCTCACTTATAGGTGATACTTAAtagaatttgacaaaatgcagGAACCACAAATGGCAGGCTGTCTTTCAAGCGAATTTAgatatttctgtatttgtgtCAGATATCAGATACCTGTTCAGAGATCACACAGACTTACTCAAACCTCAACCTCTGAAAGGCTTCCCACTTTAGTCATATATGTTATCATAATGTCTATatagccaaagaaataaaaacaaagagtgaTGTGCCCCTATGTGTTTAATACAATCCAAAGACAGGTATCACGCTGCAAAGCAATCAGGTTAGATGTTAAATAGAGTATAGAATGTAAAACCCCGATGCACTTCAATACAGGTGGTGCTGGAAAGAGCCCCACTCACTTTGGTGGCAAAAAGAGACTGAGATCGGGGGTTGGAGTCAGGACTGACTGGTCTGTCCTCAGACAGTGACAAGAAACTCTAGGTGAGCTCCCACTCTGGTGGTGTGCTACGACACAGCAATTCGTTTTTGATGTTGGGGAAGAAAGGTTGTCCTTCTGTTACTTAGAATTCAGTGCTTGGCAGGATTGTGTTGGCCCAGATGGTCACTTCCTGCTCTCTACCAACCTTCTGGAATGCCTGCGCTTCCTACATTCTGAGACCCTAACGGTTTATCCACACAAAGTCCATGCCTTGAAGAAGTGaggatagaaaaaataaactgcataACTAAAAGTCAGAGCCCATTTCCACGGACTTGGGTTTCAGCCAGGAGCCAGACAAGAGCCCCTAAATCAGCACTGCTCTATCGCTGAAGGAAATGAGTGGAAAATAGTGATAGCCTTTTTGCACACAGGGCTCCTAAGTGTAGCTAATGGATGTTCCCCTTAGACCTGGCCCACTGATGTTGGTGATGGCACCAACCTTGCCCAGGGAAAAGTGCTGGTGACTTCATTTGAAGCTTTATACCATTTTCATTGGAGATGAAGACATTTGGCCCTCCGTGCATCCTTTCAGATTCCCTTACTCTTTCATTAATGAGGATTTTATTAGGGGACATTCACAGACATCATCTGGGAGAATTTTCTGATGTAAATCATGGAGTTGTGACTAGTTCCCAGTAATCTTGGATAGCCTGGGCAATATGAGTTCATGGAGCTCCTCTACAAGACCTACCTTGGCAAAAGATGTCATAGGGCATTGGAAACTGttcagtgcaagagggttgcatGTGTACAGGGTCAGATGATGTTGGGAAGGATCCTATCTCATTTCTGGAGCAAGGGCCTAGGGTCAAATTCAGGAGCTACAGGGCCGTCCCTCAGACAGCGCCCAGTCCTTCCCGGGGAGCCTGCACTCACACCGTGTGCATCACATAACAATTATTTTCTgatatggaaaaggaaaggtaGACCTCCTGCCAGTAAGAACTCTCTGTTTGGCTGGTTTCTGTTGGCATGGGACCATTGCCCTTCTCTCTATCCACCCTTTTCAGGAAAGCCTGAGCTCCCTACCTCCTGAGACACTCAGCGTTCCTGCATGTAAAGTCCATTCACCGAGCAGGTTAGGGCACAAAGATGCTCAAAGACTAAAGTACCAGAGCCCAGATCTGCCGACTTTCCAGGGGCAAGAGCCTACCTTGTGAGTCACAACTGCCTCTGTCCACAGATGGGAAGGGCTTGAAATCTGGCGATAGCTAGACACATTCCTGACCTTATTGATGTTGGGGTGCTTGATGTTGCCCACAGGACTCCCTGGTATATCTAGTGGATGTTCCATTTCTCTTCAGGCCACAGGTCTTTTTTACTCCTTGGACAACAAACTTGCCCAGGGAATTGTGCTAGTAACGTTATCTACAGTTTCATTCTGTTCTCATCGGAGATGAAGCACTTTAGCCCTCAGTGTATCCTCTTCAATTCCCTTACACTTATGCTAACCGTGTGTTCACTGGAAGACATTCCATGCCGGAGTCTGGCAGCctttttctccaattttatttGTGGAGTCTTGCCAAATTCCCATCAATTTGGAATAGCTTGAGGAACAAGTGCCCTTGGGGTGTCTGCCAGATCTAACTTGGAAGAAGAGGTATTGGGGACTCGAATGTGTTAAGCACAAGAGGATTGCTTGTGGGTAGGGGCAGGTGGTATTGGGAGACAGTTGGCCTCACTTCTTTGGCAAAAGCTGATGGAGTTGTGGCCTTCAGGGCCACAGCcagtagtaaaaataaaagtcatacagATAGggttgattattatttttttaatataatttattgtcaaattggcttacatacaacacccagtgctcatcccaacaagtgtcctcctcaatgcacatcacccattttccctctcccccacccccccattcaccctcagtttgttctctgtatttaagggtctcttgtggtttgcctccctccctctctgtttgtaactattgtttccccttcccttcccccatggtcttctgttaagcttctcaagaaccatgtatgagtgaaaacacatcatatctgtccttctctgactgacatgtcactcagcataataccttccagttccatccacgttgctgcaaatggtatgATTCCATGCTTTCTCATTGCAGATAGGGCCGATTAACTCCCAGTGAGCATACATGAAGGTTGTTTTCTACCCCCAAAACAACTGATTTCTGATATCAAGGAAAACATGTTGCCCTCCTAGAAACTTGGGGCATCGAAGTCTGATGTTTGTGCAGTGACTATTACTATGCTCTCTGCCCCCGCCATAGACTGCCTGAACATCCTGCTTTCTGAGACTCTAAGGGATCCTGCATGCCCAGTCATTTCGCCATCAGGTGAAGGTAGAAAGAAACAACTCAAAAAACTAAGCAAAATCAGAACCCAGTCCCACAGACGTGGGCATCAGCCCGTACTGAGACTCTGTGCTCCAAGTCACCACTGCTTTTActgatatgccccgattcgagagaACCCCCAAAAACTGTTGTATCCACGCGACTCCTggaacagaatgctacgggcaccagtgacagttgcaacaaagtttattacaatgagaggcaaggcctcttgataagagtgtggccccgaacagccggggtacagagtttttaaagccgatcacatcgttttatcattatctgggaacagaacagataaacagtttccagatgagttagaaacagttgccagatgagtcagaaacagttatcgaatgaggtgattattttagactttctgccgctaagttgcaaccagtggatctccttgaccttgtctctgatgctcttttttgaggtgttgtttccttcattggtaaagcctgattcacaagagtatgaagtatgatttacaaGAATAAAAGCAAGGTTGTTATCTTTTGACtttcagtgtcagaacaaagttgttatctttcaagctaagcgttagccctacagtacaatttaacccttacaaaacaaaccaccagagtccagaatcaaagccaagcggcaagggtcgtttattgcaggttcgaaccgggtcctccgcgcactcgttgccggtgacgctaagaggccccgagtaaggatcttacagcttcttttatagacaggcacaaacaagttagggttATTTTTTAGAGGTTACAGAGCTGTTGttggttaacatttaaatttgaacgctcAGCAGATCTTGATTGGTTCCCacctttatttcaaaccattcagcagaacttgattggttcccgcctttatgtcAGACTACAACCGGGCACGCCCTGGCTGGTTtcgggaagggggggggggaaggggggaggtcttttctttgcagttgtgagtacacctggtaatttttctcttaagtCTCTCATTCCCCCCTCTCTTTGGTGCCTTAAGAGCCAATCTTGGATCTTTATGTGTCTGACTCAATTGTTTCGGTAGTGACGGGTTGGTATTGGGTCCTAAGGACAATCAGTTGGATCGTGTTAACTCGGTCTTTGATAAAGGCAACtagtttattaataatataaggcccgagggtgaggaggagaaggaggagtatAAGGGGCCCAGCTAGAGCAGAAAGCAGGGTGGCTAGCCATGGGGACTGATTGAACCAAGACTCAAACCAGCCTTGTTGTTGTTCTCGTTCACGCCTCCGTTTGGCCAGGCCTTCTCTAACTTTAGCCACGGACTCTCGGACTACTCCGGTGTGGTCAGCATTAAAACAACATTCTTCTCTTAAGGCTGCACATAAACCTCCCTGTTGGAGGAAGACTAGATCTAGCCCCCTTCGGTTCTGTAGGACCACTTCAGAAAGGGAGGTCAGAGATTTTTCGAGGTGCGAGATCGAGTCCTCAAGTCTGGCTATATCCTCTATCAATGGCTGCCCTTAGGCTATCGAACCCTTGGTGCTGGATGGCTAGTGATGAGATCCCTGTTCCTGCCCCTATGGCACCAAGGCCAAATAAGGTGGCCAAGGTTATGGTCGTAAAGGGTTCCCGTTTTGTTCTTATTGACTCTCTTGCTTCCATCCCTTCTGTCCACAGATCATATACAACATTTTCTCGGTGGTAAATAACCCTTGGAAATATTAATATCATGATACAATATTCGGGtgacaaattaaaaacatccCTGCTAACACATGGGGTGAGCCCTGTCTTAGAACAAATCCACCAACTGTCAGGAGCTGGAATCATCCATTTAGATTCACCCATAGAGTAATTAGTCTGggcacagagctggatatggCTAGAGGGGACCTTTCCTATACAAGTCCCATTGCCAGTGACCGCTTGCAGTGTGAGGTGGGGGCCCTTTCGATTCCACTTGCAAGCTGCTGGCGACTCTTCTTCTGACTGTGAAAAAGGGGCAGCTAGACCTATGGCTTCGTAGAAGGGGGGTTTTATATCATAACATAGCCAGCAGGCCCTTGTTGCCTCAGGGTCCGATCGGTTTAAGGCCTCATACGCTGCTGTTAGCAATTTCCATAGGGAGTCTATACCTTCTGGGATAGGctcgtctcttttttttttttttttttttctaatacctGATTTGGCCCTACCGGTAGTACAAGAGGggagacttttaattttatttgaatggcAGTCCCAAAGAGGGGATATTGATATAAGTAGAGTCCCCAAGTGAGTCCTAAGACCCACCGCCTgtcctttttcccctcctctgtaaATCTCACACGAATAAGGTTACAGTTTTCATCATACCTGGTGCGGGTACATGGTTGGACATAGGACATTTCAATAAATTGGGGTTTTACTTCCCACTTCCATTCCCCATCATTGGAGGTGACACAACTCCAGGCTGCGCAAGAGAGGTTTTCAAACCCTCCACATGTGTGCCTCATTGCCCCCGTCCTAAATCCCGGACATGCATAAAATCCATTTCTACTTATTGATACCCTCTTTTGCAGTTGCCTCCATTtacctccttccatttcttttaatggactaattttttctaaattaaaatataaatctggcCACCAGGTATTTAATGGGGCAGTTCCTAGGGTTTTGTTGTAGACTTCATGAGTCTCTAAATTAGTAATTTCCCATGTCAAATTATAGGGATCGTGGGGGTTTGAATTTACAGACAGAATTTGCAGAACAATCAAGAGAAGGGCAAGCACCATAGTTACGGCTCAGTCCGTTGACGGCGTAGGGTCAGTTTTAAAGGATTGTCCTTAGTCCGATCAACAGTCCAGGTTGTCTTTGAAGGTCCGATGAGGTCTGAGAACGGGTCCACTGGTTTGGCGTGGGCGAAATGGATCCAGGTGGCGATTCCGTCTACTTTGATGGCAGTAGGCGTTGTCAGGATGACCTGGAAGGGTCCTTTCCACCTGGGCTCCAGAGTTCCCTGCCGATGACGTTTGACGAGGACCCAATCCCCTGGCCGGAATTGATGTGGAATAGGCGGGGGTCCAGTCTCATAGAGTTCCTTTAATTTGGGCCATACATCTTCATGGACCCTCTGCAAGGCTTGTAGGGAGAACAAGAATTCAAGACTATTATCGTTCTCAGCTTTGACAAGGTTATCTTTTAGGTTAGGGATGATGGGGGGTGGTCTACCATGTATTATTTCATAGGGTGTGAGTCCCAGTTTGTATGGGGAATTACGCACCCTGAACAGAGCGTAGGGGAGAAGGACCACCCAATTAGCGCCAGTCTCCATGGTCAATTTTGTTAGGGTCTCCTTTAAGGTTCTGTTCATTCtctctacctgtcctgagctttGGGGTCGGTatgcacaatgtaatttccaatcAGCCCCAAGTATGGAAGCCAGTCCCTGACTTACCTTAGAGACGAATGCAGGTCCATTGTCTGACCCTATCATTACTAGAAAACCATACCTGGGCAGGATTTCTCCTAGGATCTTTTTGGCTACAATCTGCGCCATTTCATTCTTGGTTGGAAAGGCTTCAGTCCATCCTGAAAAGGTATCTACAAAAACTAGCAAGTACGTATATCCATATTTTCCTGGTTTTACCTCAGTGAAATCTACTTCCCAATAGGTCCCCGGTCTGCTCCCTCTTTGTCTTACCCCTGTTGTCTGAGGATTGCTACTCGCATTGTTGAGTTGGCACACTGTACATTTAGTGACTACTTGATCGACCTTATCAGAGACATTTCTGATCTTTAGTCCAGTCTGTCTCAGTAAGTCCAACATTCGCCGGGAACCTAAGTGGGTGCTGCGATGGATCTGCTCTAGAACTTGCCATCCTAGTTTATCTGGGAGTATAATGCTGCTTTTAGAGTCTCTCCACCAGCCATCTTTGATTCGGGTCATAGGAAGTTTACTCATCCATTGAATGTCGCTTTCTGAATACTCAGGGCTGGGGGGCAATTCCCGGGGTCCGGGGTCTGGCAGCTGTAGGGTCAGCAATTGCGCTGGGGGCCAAGCTATGTTTTTTGCGGTCTGACCGGCCAAATTGTTGCCCCGGGAAATTGGGTCGGTTGTCTTCTGGTGTCCTGGGCAATGCACAATCGTTAGCTTTTTGGGTTCCCATAAGGCTGCTAGCAGGGCTAgaatctcttctttatttctgatgTCTTTCCCTTCAGCTGTGAGGAGCCCCCGTTCTCTGTATATCGCCCCATGTACACGAGCGGTGGCGAAGGCATATCGGCTATCAGTGTACACGGTTAGCTTGCGGTCTCTTCCTAACTTTAGGGCCTGGGTTAAGGCTATTAGCTCAGCCTTCTGGGCCGAGGTTCCAGCGGGTAGAGCTTCTGCCCACACTACCTCGGTCTCTGAAGTCACGGCCGCCCCCACATACCTTTGTCCTTGGTGAACGAAGCTGCTTCCGTCAGTAAACCAGATGGCGTCTGCGTCCGACAATGGCTGATCCTGCAAGTCCTCCCGGACCCCATAAACTTGAGCCAGTATGTCGGCGCAGTCATGAAGTGGGGTTCCCATGTCTGGGTCTGGCAGCAGTGATGCTGGGTTCAGGGCCGT
This region of Acinonyx jubatus isolate Ajub_Pintada_27869175 chromosome X, VMU_Ajub_asm_v1.0, whole genome shotgun sequence genomic DNA includes:
- the LOC128311605 gene encoding uncharacterized protein LOC128311605 — encoded protein: MGQSQSTPLSLLVANFRDVKTRGQNLSLDIRRGKLITLCRSEWPTFGVGWPTEGTFCLPIIAKPTWDDCQQLLRILFTTEERERIQLEARNLVPGDDRRPTSNPDLINAAFPLTRPPQDEWDYNTAEAAETPETCIQGTEGLLRTLGTLGYRASAKKAQICKSEGLLLNPLRVIFTPPTALNPASLLPDPDMGTPLHDCADILAQVYGVREDLQDQPLSDADAIWFTDGSSFVHQGQRYVGAAVTSETEVVWAEALPAGTSAQKAELIALTQALKLGRDRKLTVYTDSRYAFATARVHGAIYRERGLLTAEGKDIRNKEEILALLAALWEPKKLTIVHCPGHQKTTDPISRGNNLAGQTAKNIAWPPAQLLTLQLPDPGPRELPPSPEYSESDIQWMSKLPMTRIKDGWWRDSKSSIILPDKLGWQVLEQIHRSTHLGSRRMLDLLRQTGLKIRNVSDKVDQVVTKCTVCQLNNASSNPQTTGVRQRGSRPGTYWEVDFTEVKPGKYGYTYLLVFVDTFSGWTEAFPTKNEMAQIVAKKILGEILPRYGFLVMIGSDNGPAFVSKPCRGSMKMYGPN